The Kribbella shirazensis genomic interval CAGCGGTGTCGGTCCGCCTCCCATCAATGGCACGAGATACATGTCGCCTTCGATCGGAATCGCGGCCTGTTCCCCGACGTCCCACCCTTCCGCGGCGACGGCAAGGTCGGGGAGCGGCTCGCACTCGATGTGGACGGTGACGTTGACTGGGGCATCGGTGCCGCCGGTGAGGATGATGAGCGCGCCTGGTACCCGGGGATCGAGTGCCAGCAGTGGGCCTACGGGGCCGCTGGGGTCGATGACGGGGTTCTCGACTCCGAACGGGGCCAGAAGGAACTGGTGGTAGGAGACCTCGATTTGGTACGTCTGTGGCGTGGTCATCAGGCGAACGCTACCTGGAACGGGTCGCCGCTCAGCATCCGCTGCTGTAGGTAGAACCCGGCGAGGAAACCGCCGGCAGACCCGTTCTGTTTTTCGTTGATGAAGCAGCGGCTGAAGCCGGTGGGTCCGGTTCCTGGGGGATCAAGACCTGCAGCCGTCTGCCACGACCGACGCGGTGACATTCCAGTTGTGGGTCCGCGACCCGAACCACCCTGGACGCTACTTCATCCAGTTGTACCTCTACGACGTCGGCGAAGATGTCGCGGCCGGGAGCACCACCGGCGATCCAGGGCCGATGCGCCGCCACCGGAGAACTCCTCCGCGAGCTCACCCTCGACCCCACCCGCGACTACCAGCCCCTCGGCCGACCCCCAGGCCCACCACCCAAAAACAGAAAACCGGACCCCAATCAGGGGTCCGGTCCGTCCGGGATCTCTTGAGAGATCACAAAGAGCCGGTGAGGGGACTCGAACCCCTAACCACCGCTTTACAAGAGCGGTGCGCTGCCAATTGCGCCACACCGGCGGGTGTGCGGATACATACTAGAGGATTGTGTGGGCGGTGCTGCGGGGGTCGAGGGCGTTTCGGGGGCTTTGGGGGGCTCGGGCTGTTTCGGTGTTGGGGGACTCGCTCGGGCTGGTGGCGCTGCTGTTGTACGTGCAGTCGGCGACGGGGGCCGCGTTGGCTGTGGCTCTGCTGTTGTTGGCGGGGGACTTTGTGCCGGGGTTGTTCGGGGCGTTCGCGGGGGTGGTGGGCGATCGGTTCGATCTCAAGCGGGTGATGGTGGTCTGCGACCTCGTGCAGGGCGTGTTGACGGCTGTCATGGCGGTGACGCTGCCGCCGCTCCCGGTTCTGTTGGTCATGGTGGCGGTACGGAGCGTAACCGCGCAGGTCTTTCACGCGGCGTCGCGGAGTGCGATGCCGGCGCTGGTGCGCGACGAAGAGCTCGAGGCGGCGAACTCCGCACTGGGGGCGGGGACGAACGGGCTGGAGGCGATCGGCCCGCTCATCGCGGCGGGACTGTTCCTGGTCACCGACGTCCGCGGGATCCTGCTGATCGACGCGGCGACGTTCTTCGTCTCGGCGGCGCTGCTCACCCGGTTGCCGAGGATCCCGCCGTCGAAGCCGTCGGGGCACAGCGTGCTCAAGGACGCGCGGGACGGGCTCGGCTACATCTGGAGAGCGGCCCCCGTCCGCGTGATCGGGATCGGGTTCTTCGCGGTGGTCGCGTTCAACGGGGTAGACGATGTCGCGATGGTATTCCTCGCGAAGGACGAGTTGCACGGCAGCGACTCGGCGTCGGCGACGCTGTACGCCGGGGTGGGCATCGGACTCATCGCAGGCTTCGCGATCCTCGCACGGTACGCGGGCCGGCTGACGATGCCGGTACTCATGCTCCTCGGGTTCGCGGTCAGCAGCATGGGCAACCTGGTCACCGGCCTGGCGTGGGCGATCTGGGCGGCGCTCGCGCTCCAGGTGATCCGCGGGCTCGGGATCGCGGCCATCGACGTCGGCGTCAACACCCACCTGCAACGCGTCGTACCGGTGCACCTTCGCAGCCGCGTCTTCGGCAATCTGTACGGCGCCATCGGTCTCGCGGCCGGACTGTCGTATGTGCTCGGCGGGCTCCTGCTTCAGCACACCGACGCGCGGACGACGTTCGTGACGGCGGGCGCGGGCGGGTTGATCGCTACGGCAGCGACTGTGCTCGCAGTTCGGCGATCGGGCGACGCAGCGAGCGAGCCCCCGGTACGGCGATGAGCGCGATCACGGCCATCACGAGG includes:
- a CDS encoding MFS transporter — its product is MLRGSRAFRGLWGARAVSVLGDSLGLVALLLYVQSATGAALAVALLLLAGDFVPGLFGAFAGVVGDRFDLKRVMVVCDLVQGVLTAVMAVTLPPLPVLLVMVAVRSVTAQVFHAASRSAMPALVRDEELEAANSALGAGTNGLEAIGPLIAAGLFLVTDVRGILLIDAATFFVSAALLTRLPRIPPSKPSGHSVLKDARDGLGYIWRAAPVRVIGIGFFAVVAFNGVDDVAMVFLAKDELHGSDSASATLYAGVGIGLIAGFAILARYAGRLTMPVLMLLGFAVSSMGNLVTGLAWAIWAALALQVIRGLGIAAIDVGVNTHLQRVVPVHLRSRVFGNLYGAIGLAAGLSYVLGGLLLQHTDARTTFVTAGAGGLIATAATVLAVRRSGDAASEPPVRR